In the genome of Oscarella lobularis chromosome 1, ooOscLobu1.1, whole genome shotgun sequence, one region contains:
- the LOC136199900 gene encoding vacuolar protein sorting-associated protein 37A-like: MSWFSRQPEPNRAPAATPLHDQRKRHIDSLFHHNHGLPFSSVTVRRSNVEFCVEVKTSTAPVIINIELPQNFPNARPNVRCPNFRHPWIETNSGQGFVTGCQSLNNFYMHSDLGRAIREVVDEFMRHPPQPVAAPGYGYNSRAPAPPQPGYPQQQGYPSQPPRLPPPARPPMPVPSMQMPQMPVVPGRKAPAPPAMPETRPRRMSWKSPEKPNVFPELDNYSDEELKELNEHPEKLFAFLQDLPSVQKLQEDRDIITGENEEQAEINLNHEPDLKEKLNDLVEQHKNLASLRKAFEETQEMYQSKAQELSDETIFKKLQAETQKVDDKCEEVAENFLNGEIDIQKFVQVHKEERMRYHLLKAKEEKLQRKLHVSY; encoded by the exons ATGAGTTGGTTTTCTCGCCAGCCGGAGCCGAATCGAgcgccggcggcgactcCCCTTCACGATCAACGAAAGAGGCACATCGACAGCCTCTTCCACCACAACCACGG GCTTCCTTTTAGCTCGGTCAccgttcgacgatcgaacgtCGAGTTTTGCGTCGAAGTGAAGACGTCTACGGCTCCCGTCATCATAAATAT CGAGCTGCCGCAGAATTTTCCCAATGCGCGTCCCAACGTGAGGTGTCCCAACTTTCGGCATCCGTGGATCGAAACGAACAGCGGCCAA ggtTTTGTTACCGGATGCCAATCGTTGAATAAC TTTTACATGCACTCGGATTTGGGTCGAGCCATTcgagaagtcgtcgacgaattcatGAGACATCCTCCCCA GCCAGTGGCAGCTCCTGGCTATGGCTACAATTCCCGCGCGCCGGCACCTCCCCAGCCCGGATATCCGCAACAGCAAGGCTATCCGTCTCAGCCGCCGCGTCTGCCTCCACCTGCACGACCTCCAATGCCAGTTCCTTCGATGCAAATGCCTCAAATGCCTGTTGTACCGGGGCGTAAGGCTCCGGCTCCACCTGCTATGCCTGAAACGCGG CCTCGGAGAATGTCTTGGAAGTCTCCGGAGAAACCGAATGTTTTTCCGGAGCTGGATAATTACAGCGATGAGGAGTTGAAAGAATTGAATGAGCATCCGGAGAAGTTGTTTGCGTTTCTGCAGGACTTGCCTTCCGTCCAGAAACTGCAGGAAGATCGAGACATAATCACAGGCGAAAATGAAGAACAAGCAG AGATTAATCTTAATCACGAACCAGACTTGAAGGAGAAGTTGAATGATCTGGTTGAGCAG cACAAAAACTTGGCGTCTCTTAGGAAGGCTTTTGAAGAGACACAGGAGATGTATCAGTCGAAAGCGCAA gaaTTGTCTGATGAAACGATATTCAAGAAGTTGCAAGCTGAAACGCAGAAAGTGGACGACAAGTGCGAAGAAGTAGCCGAGAACTTTTTGAACG GAGAAATTGATATACAGAAATTTGTTCAAGTTCACAAGGAGGAGAGGATG AGATATCACCTCCTCAAGgcaaaggaagaaaaactCCAGAGAAAACTGCATGTTTCATACTAA
- the LOC136190553 gene encoding trans-L-3-hydroxyproline dehydratase-like, which translates to MEIKTVEMHTGGEPLRIVQSGLPPIIGKTILEKRRYCQEKLDFVRKLLIYEPRGHFDMYGAYIVEPDHSEADMAVLFLHNEGYSTMCGHAVIALGRYSVDYKLVSPVSPVTCVNIQCPCGLVRVFVDFNGQKTGSARFRSVPAFAFDVAVTIETERYGKVVVDIGYGGAFYALVPAERFGLDVKTSRTRDLVEAASHVTACAKKQVKLRHPDSEDLAFLYGTILTDGKDEFQENATANICVFAKDEVDRSPTGSGVTTRIAVQYHRKLIGLNQVRKFESVTGSLFTGVAAEETTCGEFKGVIVEVAGKGYYTGTATFTTEPDDKLGQGFLLH; encoded by the exons ATGGAGATCAAGACGGTCGAAATGCACACGGGCGGAGAACCACTCCGAATCGTTCAGTCAGGCCTACCTCCGATCATCGGCAAAACGATACTGGAAAAGCGACGATACTGTCAAGAGAAGCTCGATTTCGTTCGAAAACTTCTCATCTACGAACCGAGAGGCCACTTCGACATGTACGGAGCCTATATCGTCGAACCCGATCATTCAGAAGCCGACATGGCAGTCCTATTTCTCCACAACGAAG GATATAGTACAATGTGTGGGCATGCCGTTATTGCTTTGGGTCGCTATTCTGTCGACTACAAGCTGGTGTCTCCCGTTTCGCCGGTCACGTGCGTCAATATTCAATGTCCCTGCGGATTGGTTCGAGTTTTTGTTGATTTCAACGGGCAGAAGACCGGAAGCGCCCGTTTTCGCAGCGTTCCCGCGTTTGCGTTCGACGTTGCCGTGACGATCGAGACGGAACGATACgggaaagtcgtcgtcgatataGGATACGGCGGCGCGTTTTACGCTCTCGTGCCGGCCGAGAGATTCGGTCTGGATGTGAAGACGTCGCGTACGAGAGATCTGGTCGAAGCAGCAAGTCACGTGACTGCATGTGCCAAAAAGCAAGTGAAGTTACGTCATCCGGACAGCGAAGATTTGGCGTTTTTATACGGGACAATATTGACAGACGGAAAGGACGAGTTCCAAGAGAATGCCACGGCCAATATCTGTGTTTTTGCCAAAGATGAG gttgATAGATCTCCGACTGGTTCAGGCGTCACGACTCGAATTGCTGTGCAGTATCATCGAAAGCTGATTGGTTTGAATCAGGTTCGAAAGTTTGAGAGCGTGACAGGATCTCTTTTTACTGGAGTGGCCGCGGAGGAAACGACGTGCGGCGAATTCAAAGGCGTCATAGTGGAAGTAGCGGGGAAAGGATACTATACAGGAACGGCGACGTTTACCACTGAACCAGATGACAAACTGGGACaaggttttcttcttcactaa
- the LOC136190562 gene encoding NADH dehydrogenase [ubiquinone] 1 alpha subcomplex subunit 5-like codes for MAAKKATGLVGLAVVPNAREALISIYQRTLQALSTIPKEAAYRKNVEEITNDRLKVVEKESNVETIESKIGAGQVEELLKQAEGELNLVSKMKEWKPWEPIVSEAPANQWTWP; via the exons ATGGCGGCCAAGAAA GCGACTGGTCTTGTCGGTCTGGCTGTTGTTCCAAACGCCAGAGAG GCTCTAATATCAATATACCAGCGAACGCTCCAAGCGTTGTCGACCATTCCCAAGGAGGCTGCGTACAGAAAGAACGTCGAAGAGATCACAAATGACCGACTCAAAGTAGTGGAAAAG GAGAGCAACGTGGAGACGATCGAGTCTAAAATTGGGGCGGGTCAAGTGGAGGAACTTCTAAAACAG GCGGAAGGAGAATTGAATTTGGTGTCGAAGATGAAAGAGTGGAAACCATGGGAACCGATTGTGAGCGAAGCGCCGGCAAATCAGTGGACGTGGCCATAG
- the LOC136184315 gene encoding HHIP-like protein 1: protein MRGDVAITLVAFVIALAVGHPQCRDFLPPFRVAAPLNFCAEHSDLGCCTSTYDQAAKALYDRHFGSVENSQCKEIARRLICATCSSWSQHLYDRQSVAGVSELLNLFPAMCPRFCVSFLTNCSRYILDTILPDFNVTNYCEKSQLSRDSSYCYPFDENAIQSQLGDADTKDSNCLCLKAIARNLKNPVAAIPANDGTRRLFIVEQLGVIKIFDQAQNRMLKLPFLNLTAQVVQLGSRSDERGLLGLAFHPNYKSNGLFYVYYVLWLRKAGRWEQASRVTEFRRSPVDDNRADIKSEHIIMQVLQPRANHNGGQLMFGDDGYLYVFLGDGGSAGDPFGKHGNGQNRSTLLGSILRIDVNSRPYAVPPCNPFVGERGVREEIYSYGLRNPWRCSFDRGDAETGYGRGRLFCGDVGQNQFEEIDIVEKGGNYGWRGKEGFSCYDKKLCNNMENERLPIHAYSHFVGRSVTGGYVYRGCQFPSLRGKYIYGDYQNGRLFMLDENQITGKWMNRRICLGGKDLCHSGVTGNLGSNILSFGEDDAGELYVMAVSKSSPAKPLGTVFQIVDPSSRASPDECSKYRSVQVGLQNSPDKDCLGTASPSLTPSFPTTSSPSPTPSPTPSPCSNEDGSECPCLQRELLVRDYCNKSYSYQMRVLIARTKLLPNNSRLVTATLIEIFYGLDNYRSRLHKEIQYLILPSATRCRCPRFISARDYIVMGETDPYGRPVVCADSLAKLWREREWRRRIARNRQSPHCQHYYTRN from the exons ATGCgtggcgacgtcgcaatCACGCTCGTCGCTTTTGTGATCGCCCTCGCTGTCGGTCACCCACAATGCCGCGACTTTTTGCCACcgtttcgcgtcgccgcTCCGTTGAATTTTTGCGCGGAACACTCCGATCTCGGATGCTGCACGTCGACGTACGATCAGGCGGCGAAAGCCTTATACGACCGCCACTTTGGCAGTGTGGAGAATTCTCAGTGCAAAGAGATCGCTCGACGTCTTATCTGTGCGACGTGCTCGTCGTGGTCGCAACACCTTTACGATAGACAATCGGTTGCAGGCGTCAGTGAACTCCTGAACCTTTTCCCCGCCATGTGTCCAAGATTCTGTGTGTCGTTTCTGACTAACTGTTCCCGGTATATTCTGGATACTATTCTGCCCGATTTCAACGTGACGAATTACTGTGAGAAATCGCAACTGAGTCGCGACTCGTCCTATTGTTATCCGTTTGATGAGAATGCCATTCAGTCGCAACTTGGCGACGCTGACACGAAAGATTCAAATTGTCTGTGTCTCAAAGCAATTGCTAGAAATTTAAAAAACCCGGTCGCAGCTATTCCCGCGAACGACGGAACGCGTCGACTCTTCATTGTCGAACAGCTAGGCGTCATTAAAATTTTCGACCAGGCGCAAAATCGCATGCTGAAACTACCGTTTCTGAACTTGACGGCGCAAGTCGTCCAGCTGGGATCAAGATCCGACGAACGGGGACTTCTCGGCTTGGCCTTCCATCCTAACTACAAATCAAACGGTCTATTCTACGTCTACTACGTTCTCTGGTTGAGGAAGGCCGGTCGATGGGAGCAAGCCAGTCGAGTAACGGAATTTCGCCGATCGCCGGTCGACGACAACCGTGCAGATATAAAGTCCGAGCACATTATTATGCAAGTTCTACAGCCGAGAGCGAATCACAACGGAGGTCAGCTCATgtttggcgacgacggctatTTATACGTCTTTCTGGGCGACGGCGGATCGGCCGGAGATCCGTTCGGGAAACACGGTAATGGACAGAATAGGAGCACGCTTCTGGGATCGATActtcgaattgacgtcaattcgagACCGTATGCTGTGCCGCCTTGCAATCCGTTCGTCGGAGAGCGCGGCGTGCGCGAGGAGATCTACAGCTACGGACTTCGAAATCCGTGGCGATGTTCGTTTGATCGAGGAGACGCCGAAACAG GATACGGTCGGGGTCGTCTCTTTTGCGGAGATGTCGGGCAAAATCAATTCGAGGAGATTGATATTGTGGAAAAGGGTGGCAACTACGGTTGGCGAGGAAAAGAAGGGTTCAGCTGCTACGATAAGAAACTGTGCAACAACATGG AAAATGAAAGACTTCCAATACATGCCTATTCTCATTTCGTTGGAAGATCTGTGACAGGCGGCTACGTGTACAGAGGCTGTCAATTTCCGTCATTGCGCGGAAAATACATTTACGGCGACTATCAGAACGG GCGACTTTTCATGTTGGATGAGAACCAAATTACTGGCAAATGGATGAACAGGAGAATATGCCTGGGAGGCAAGGATCTGTGCCACAGCGGAGTGACCGGAAATTTGGGCTCAAATATTCTGTCGTTTGGAGAGGATGACGCCG GAGAACTGTACGTGATGGCTGTTTCGAAGTCGAGTCCAGCAAAACCCTTGGGAACAGTATTCCAGATAGTAGACCCTTCAAG CCGAGCTAGTCCAGACGAGTGTTCAAAGTACAGGTCAGTGCAAGTCGGACTGCAAAATTCACCAGATAAAGATTGTTTGGGGACCGCATCTCCTTCGCTGACTCCGTCATTTCCGACGACTTCATCCCCTTCGCCGACTCCGTCTcccacgccgtcgccgtgctCAAACGAGGACGGATCTG AATGTCCTTGCCTCCAAAGAGAGCTGCTCGTGCGCGACTACTGCAACAAAAGCTACAGCTATC AAATGCGAGTACTCATTGCACGAACGAAACTCCTGCCGAATAATTCCCGTCTCGTCACGGCGACACTCATCGAGATTTTTTACGGTCTCGACAACTATCGTTCGCGATTGcacaaagaaattcaataCTTGATATTGCCCTCGGCGACTCGCTGCCGATGTCCACGCTTCATATCCGCTCGCGACTACATCGTCATGGGTGAAACGGATCCGTACGGACGGCCCGTCGTGTGTGCCGACAGTCTGGCGAAATTGTGGCGAGAGCGCGAATGGCGAAGAAGAATAGCGAGAAATCGGCAGAGTCCCCACTGCCAACACTACTATACTAGAAACTAG
- the LOC136184304 gene encoding uncharacterized protein isoform X2, with product MTICDLGGQEPFLASHVALMPPGALSVYMLVFNGAKLLTDKAKSTYRKLEGESIHAITQKLCRMETNGDFLKHWASSVHIAHPAAEQQGGAYLGEAEGVEYPAIFRVATHRWEAEEAAARCAKGETSIVDFIRENNDYVRDLFQRQACQCHFVRPSSGLKFFLVENKTSGTRKEDTTAKEIRSRVDAMTDDYWTKQAEQPARWLKFEVVMGKLAKIIGRSVSTLEVVKQVAEKCYISDDRELEEALLHLTHVGAVYYFPDVPRLQKIVFHDSDWLFKLLASFVGSAHSKSDLPVSVDNDWDVAVYSGFLSCKLVNCLLRQAEVKERDYAFAKGILCHFDVLIEKKEGSEDKGYYAPCFLQDDFTQETKYSQAFIQKTSFSFPLIVYAKDVLFFPEALFFRLTTRLIRDYRLSSADVPLKRNRLIFPLSHGVNAEFLYQGSRNFVSLTIFSVDEKKPLMEEHMASLSSRCSQLREWLIKNVNDAKQRGMAGLQAEFYCQVKKIPDGSSPLKSFAPMEKEEESFSMETTMWTLRTDRSSLIQLNKDELDCMKLWLGAAPRMLSEVDQAHGLDLSGVVSKKERRAVAQRIRANWRSVGEVLGPDPTFEDHELDGFGEKESKRDRAQAMLDAWARKHHKRATRRMLILALKEESYGDVIVKVFKCDPVNVK from the exons ATGACGATCTGCGATCTCGGGGGGCAAGAACCGTTTCTGGCGTCTCATGTGGCTCTGATGCCTCCCGGCGCTCTTTCCGTCTATATGCTTGTTTTCAATGGTGCAAAGCTTCTCACCGATAAAGCAAAGTCCACTTACCGAAAATTAGAAGGCGAGAGTATTCATGCAATTACACAGAAGCTTTGCCGAATGGAGACAAACGGTGATTTCCTCAAGCATTGGGCTTCTTCCGTGCACATTGCTCATCCTGCAGCAGAGCAGCAGGGTGGTGCATATCTTGGAGAGGCGGAAGGAGTAGAATATCcggcgatttttcgcgtTGCAACTCACCGCTGGGAAGCCGAAGAAGCCGCAGCTCGATGCGCAAAAGGCGAAACGTCCATCGTTGATTTCATTAGAGAAAACAATGATTATGTCAGAGATTTATTTCAAAGGCAAGCCTGTCAATGTCATTTCGTTCGACCTTCATCGGgactgaaattttttctcgtcgagaacAAAACGTCCGGCACACGTAAGGAAGATACCACTGCCAAGGAAATTAGAAGTCGAGTTGACGCAATGACGGATGACTACTGGACGAAACAGGCTGAGCAACCAGCACGCTGGCTGAAATTTGAAGTCGTAATGGGGAAACTTGCGAAAATCATAGGACGCTCTGTATCAACGCTCGAGGTAGTAAAACAAGTCGCAGAGAAATGTTACATTTCCGATGACAGAGAATTGGAAGAGGCCCTGCTGCATCTAACTCATGTAGGTGCGGTTTACTATTTCCCAGACGTTCCTCGGCttcagaaaatcgtctttcaCGATTCTGATTGGCTGTTCAAACTCTTGGCTTCATTTGTTGGTTCAGCACATTCAAAATCAGATCTTCCAGTCAGTGTTGACAACGATTGGGATGTAGCCGTGTATTCTggctttctttcttgtaAATTGGTAAATTGTTTGCTGAGGCAAGCCGAAGTGAAAGAGCGGGACTACGCATTCGCAAAAGGCATACTTTGTCATTTTGATGTTCtcatagaaaagaaagaaggatCAGAAGACAAAGGCTACTACGCTCCTTGCTTTCTACAGGACGATTTCACGCAGGAAACAAAATACAGCCAAGCGTTTATTCagaaaacgtcattttcatttccaCTTATTGTCTATGCTAAGGACGTTTTGTTCTTCCCGGaagcgctcttctttcgtttgacTACTCGTCTCATTCGAGATTATCGCCTATCGTCCGCTGACGTGCCGTTGAAGAGAAATAGACTGATTTTTCCATTGTCGCATGGCGtaaatgcagaatttctCTACCAAGGCTCCAGAAATTTCGTCAGTCTTACAATTTTCTCTGTTGATGAAAAGAAGCCACTGATGGAAGAACATATGGCCAGTCTTTCCTCGCGTTGCAGCCAATTGCGCGAGTGGCTTATCAAGAACGTGAATGACGCAAAGCAACGAGGCATGGCGGGATTGCAGGCGGAGTTCTATTGccaagtgaagaaaatccCAGATGGTTCTTCTCCGTTGAAAAGCTTCGCTCCAAtggaaaaagaggaagagagcTTTTccatggaaacgacgatgTGGACCCTGCGGACTGACAGAAGCAGTCTGATTCAGCTGAATAAGGATGAGCTTGATTGCATGAAATTGTGGCTCGGAGCAGCTCCAAG GATGTTATCAGAAGTTGATCAGGCTCACG GGTTAGATCTTAGCGGGGTTGTATccaaaaaagaacgacgcgCTGTGGCCCAAAGAATAAGAGCTAACTGGAGGAGCGTTGGGGAGGTTCTTGGACCAGACCCGACCTTTGAAGACCATGAATTGGATGGCTTTGGAGAAAAGGAAAGCAAGCGAGACCGGGCCCAGGCAATGCTCGACGCCTGGGCACGAAAGCATCACAAAAGAGCCACAAGAAGGATGCTTATACTTGCTCTGAAGGAGGAAAGCTACGGTGACGTGATAGTAAAAGTTTTCAAGTGTGATCCTGTTAATGTAAAATAA
- the LOC136184304 gene encoding uncharacterized protein isoform X1: MMKSHAGTDTGKWKLLDGEEYKEKLNTTFGNARTDEAGTKRERESRLLYSLPSSGGSTQFTEGSCHGEKLTEEYLDEIQAIINDEALFGDGNKVTLMTICDLGGQEPFLASHVALMPPGALSVYMLVFNGAKLLTDKAKSTYRKLEGESIHAITQKLCRMETNGDFLKHWASSVHIAHPAAEQQGGAYLGEAEGVEYPAIFRVATHRWEAEEAAARCAKGETSIVDFIRENNDYVRDLFQRQACQCHFVRPSSGLKFFLVENKTSGTRKEDTTAKEIRSRVDAMTDDYWTKQAEQPARWLKFEVVMGKLAKIIGRSVSTLEVVKQVAEKCYISDDRELEEALLHLTHVGAVYYFPDVPRLQKIVFHDSDWLFKLLASFVGSAHSKSDLPVSVDNDWDVAVYSGFLSCKLVNCLLRQAEVKERDYAFAKGILCHFDVLIEKKEGSEDKGYYAPCFLQDDFTQETKYSQAFIQKTSFSFPLIVYAKDVLFFPEALFFRLTTRLIRDYRLSSADVPLKRNRLIFPLSHGVNAEFLYQGSRNFVSLTIFSVDEKKPLMEEHMASLSSRCSQLREWLIKNVNDAKQRGMAGLQAEFYCQVKKIPDGSSPLKSFAPMEKEEESFSMETTMWTLRTDRSSLIQLNKDELDCMKLWLGAAPRMLSEVDQAHGLDLSGVVSKKERRAVAQRIRANWRSVGEVLGPDPTFEDHELDGFGEKESKRDRAQAMLDAWARKHHKRATRRMLILALKEESYGDVIVKVFKCDPVNVK, translated from the exons ATGATGAAATCCCATGCCGGTACTGATACTGGGAAGTGGAAGCTATTGGATGGTGAAGAGTACAAAGAGAAGCTAAACACAACTTTTGGAAATGCTCGTACGGATGAAGCAGGCACTAAACG agagagagagtcgCGACTTCTTTACAGTCTGCCGTCATCTGGTGGTTCTACTCAATTCACAGAAG GCTCTTGCCACGGCGAGAAGCTGACCGAAGAGTACCTTGACGAAATACAAGCTATAATAAACGATGAAGCTTTATTCGGTGATGGGAACAAGGTGACTTTGATGACGATCTGCGATCTCGGGGGGCAAGAACCGTTTCTGGCGTCTCATGTGGCTCTGATGCCTCCCGGCGCTCTTTCCGTCTATATGCTTGTTTTCAATGGTGCAAAGCTTCTCACCGATAAAGCAAAGTCCACTTACCGAAAATTAGAAGGCGAGAGTATTCATGCAATTACACAGAAGCTTTGCCGAATGGAGACAAACGGTGATTTCCTCAAGCATTGGGCTTCTTCCGTGCACATTGCTCATCCTGCAGCAGAGCAGCAGGGTGGTGCATATCTTGGAGAGGCGGAAGGAGTAGAATATCcggcgatttttcgcgtTGCAACTCACCGCTGGGAAGCCGAAGAAGCCGCAGCTCGATGCGCAAAAGGCGAAACGTCCATCGTTGATTTCATTAGAGAAAACAATGATTATGTCAGAGATTTATTTCAAAGGCAAGCCTGTCAATGTCATTTCGTTCGACCTTCATCGGgactgaaattttttctcgtcgagaacAAAACGTCCGGCACACGTAAGGAAGATACCACTGCCAAGGAAATTAGAAGTCGAGTTGACGCAATGACGGATGACTACTGGACGAAACAGGCTGAGCAACCAGCACGCTGGCTGAAATTTGAAGTCGTAATGGGGAAACTTGCGAAAATCATAGGACGCTCTGTATCAACGCTCGAGGTAGTAAAACAAGTCGCAGAGAAATGTTACATTTCCGATGACAGAGAATTGGAAGAGGCCCTGCTGCATCTAACTCATGTAGGTGCGGTTTACTATTTCCCAGACGTTCCTCGGCttcagaaaatcgtctttcaCGATTCTGATTGGCTGTTCAAACTCTTGGCTTCATTTGTTGGTTCAGCACATTCAAAATCAGATCTTCCAGTCAGTGTTGACAACGATTGGGATGTAGCCGTGTATTCTggctttctttcttgtaAATTGGTAAATTGTTTGCTGAGGCAAGCCGAAGTGAAAGAGCGGGACTACGCATTCGCAAAAGGCATACTTTGTCATTTTGATGTTCtcatagaaaagaaagaaggatCAGAAGACAAAGGCTACTACGCTCCTTGCTTTCTACAGGACGATTTCACGCAGGAAACAAAATACAGCCAAGCGTTTATTCagaaaacgtcattttcatttccaCTTATTGTCTATGCTAAGGACGTTTTGTTCTTCCCGGaagcgctcttctttcgtttgacTACTCGTCTCATTCGAGATTATCGCCTATCGTCCGCTGACGTGCCGTTGAAGAGAAATAGACTGATTTTTCCATTGTCGCATGGCGtaaatgcagaatttctCTACCAAGGCTCCAGAAATTTCGTCAGTCTTACAATTTTCTCTGTTGATGAAAAGAAGCCACTGATGGAAGAACATATGGCCAGTCTTTCCTCGCGTTGCAGCCAATTGCGCGAGTGGCTTATCAAGAACGTGAATGACGCAAAGCAACGAGGCATGGCGGGATTGCAGGCGGAGTTCTATTGccaagtgaagaaaatccCAGATGGTTCTTCTCCGTTGAAAAGCTTCGCTCCAAtggaaaaagaggaagagagcTTTTccatggaaacgacgatgTGGACCCTGCGGACTGACAGAAGCAGTCTGATTCAGCTGAATAAGGATGAGCTTGATTGCATGAAATTGTGGCTCGGAGCAGCTCCAAG GATGTTATCAGAAGTTGATCAGGCTCACG GGTTAGATCTTAGCGGGGTTGTATccaaaaaagaacgacgcgCTGTGGCCCAAAGAATAAGAGCTAACTGGAGGAGCGTTGGGGAGGTTCTTGGACCAGACCCGACCTTTGAAGACCATGAATTGGATGGCTTTGGAGAAAAGGAAAGCAAGCGAGACCGGGCCCAGGCAATGCTCGACGCCTGGGCACGAAAGCATCACAAAAGAGCCACAAGAAGGATGCTTATACTTGCTCTGAAGGAGGAAAGCTACGGTGACGTGATAGTAAAAGTTTTCAAGTGTGATCCTGTTAATGTAAAATAA